Genomic DNA from Mycolicibacterium helvum:
CCGGTCAGGCCCAGCAGCCCGACGGCGACCGCACCGACCACCAGGCCGCCGGTGGCCAGGGTGATCGAGTTCAGGCCACTGCCGTCGGCGCTCACCTCGTCGGACATCATGAAGTAGCAGGCCGCGCAGATCGCCGCCGCCAGACCCCAGGCGATCCCCGCGGCATTGATGTGGGCGCCGCCGGTGAAGACATTGAGCACCAACATGATTCCGGCCACCGCGATTGCCACGCCCGCCAAGGTCATGGCGCGGGGGCGGCGCCGGGTGGTTCCCCAGATCCAGCCCACGACCAGGATCGGGGCGGTGTATTCGAGCAACAGTGCTACGCCGACCGACAGGTGCGAGACGGCGTTGTAGTAGCAGAGCTGCGCGCCGGCGATCGGAACAAGCCCGTAGGCGACCACGGTGCGGGCGTGTGCGCGGGCTTCCCGGATCCAGTCGGGTTTGACGATGGTGGCGAAGACCGCCATGACCAGTGCGCCGCCGGCCAGCCGGGCGGTGACAGCGGCGGTCGGGGACCAGCCCGCCTCCATCAGCGACTTGGCGAAGGGGCCGGACATGCCGAACGTGAACGCCGATCCGATGGCGAACAGCAGACCAAGACGAAAGTGGTCTTGGCCACGAACCGTCATCGACATCAGGCACCTCGTGTGTAATGAGTAAAATGATTGTTGGTCGTGACAGTATGTCCCAAGGGGGTCATGAGTCAAATGCTTTTCGTTCATGACACGGAGCTCACTTTGCGGGCTGCGTGTGCACTGGTTAACAGCGATCGCGTCGACGGCGAACAGCTGGCCGATCAGCCTGCCCTGGACGCCTACCTGAACAGCTACGGCTGGACCGGCCGGCGCGATCACGACGACGCCGAGGTGGCGGCGGTACATACGCTGCGCGGGCGGCTGGGTAGGATCTGGGCCGCCGCCGACGATGAGAACCGCGCTGTCGGGCAGATCAACGCGCTGCTGTCCGACACTCGCGCGTCGCCGTGGCTGACCCGCCACCCCGAGATGCCCGAGTGGCATCTGCACCTGGCCTCCATCCACGATCCGCTGGCCCAGCGAATGGGCGCCGAGATGGCGATGTCGCTGGCCGACCTGGTGCGCGCCGGCGAACTGCGCAGGCTGAAGATCTGCGCGGCCCCGGACTGCGGTGCGGTGCTCATCGATCTGTCGCGCAATCGGTCGCGCATGTTTTGCGATACCGGGAATTGCGGTAATCGCCAGCACGTCGCCGCTTATCGGGAACGCCGCTCCAAAGAGGGGTAGCGTCAGTCGTCATGCGCGCACGGGGGCGTGACATCGACATCGTGGTCTTCGGAGCCACTGGCTACGTAGGCAAACTCACTGCGGGGTATCTCGCCAGATCCCGCTCGGGACTTCGGATCGCGCTCGCGGGCCGGTCGAAAAGCCGCCTTGAGGCCGTCCGGAGTGGGCTTGGGGGCCGGGCCAAGAATTGGCCGCTGATCGTGGCTGATGTGGATAAGCCAGGCTCTGTGAAGGCGATGGCATCCCGAAGCCGGTTGGTGCTCAACGCGGTTGGCCCCTACACCCGGTACGGACTGCCGGTCGTCGCGGCCTGCGCAGACGCCGGAACTGACTATATCGATCTCACCGGCGAGGTTCCGTTCGTCCGGCGAAGTATCGATCAGAGTCATCGTCGGGCGAAGGACAGCGGGGCGCGCATTGTGCACTCGTGCGGATTCGACTCGATCCCTTCGGATCTCACCGTGTACGCGCTGAGTCAACGGACCGCCGTCGACGGGGCCGGTGAACTCGCCGAGACGACGCTGGTGCTGCGGGACTACTCCGGCGGCTACGCCGGCGGTTCGGTGGCGACGATGGTCGACCTCATGCGCCTGACATCCTCGGATCCCCAGGTGCGCCACATGCTCGACGATCCTTACAGTCTGAGCCCCGATCGTGACGCCGAACCGGATCTGGGACCACAGATCGATCTTCCGTTGCTGCCGGGCCACGAGGTCGCCCCCGAACTGGCGGGGTTGTGGACCAGTGGGTATGTGATGGCGCTGTACAACACGCGCTGTGTGCGCCGTTCCAACGCGCTGATGAAATGGGCCTACGGGCGCAGCTTCCGCTACAGCGAAACACTGATCATGGGTTCCTTCCCCGGTGCGGCGCTGGCGGGTGCGATGTTCAACGCCGGTATCGCCACCGCATCGCGCTTTGGCGGCCACTACCTGCGAATGCTCCCAACAGGTTTGGTCGACCGGATGACACCCGCGGCGGGGACGGGTAATGACATGGGCTCGCGTGGGCACTACCGGGTCGAGACGTATGCGACTACGACAACGGGGCGAAGGTATCGGGCCACGATCGCGCAACCCGCCGACCCCGGCTACTCGGCCACCGCAGTGCTGGCCGGGGAGAGCGCGCTCGCCCTCGTCGTGGACCGGGATCGCCTGCCCGACCGGCACGGGGTTCTGACACCGGCCTCCGCGATGGGTGATGTACTGCTCGACCGACTACCTGCCGCCGGGGTCAACTTCGAGACCGTCGGCCTGCCTTGAGCGGTCACGGCATGTAGAAACCGCGGATGTGGTGGTAGCGGCCGTATCCGAGCAGGGCGTTGGCGGCCTGTAGCCCAGAGACCACAGCGGCTTCGATGCAACCGGCATTGATGCCGCAGTCGGTCCAGTCGCCGGCGAGCACGAGGTTGTCGTAGCCACTCTCATCGGGGCGCAGCCGGTACTTGTCCGACCCCGGGACTGAGAGCACGTAGCGGTCGGACGGGTCGATGTTGACGCTGACGTGCTGGGTTTCCAGTGCGGCCGCACCCTTTCGGTCACCCGCACCGGATAGCAGGCCCCAGCTGAACCCGCCTTCGGTCACCGCTTTCGGCAGATACATCCCGACATGGCGGTTCAGGTAGTCAACGGCGTTGGCCAGCACGCGCTTTCGGTGGGTGGTGACGTACGCGGCGGGGTCGTCGGTGGTTGGCCAGTGGGCATCGAGCGCCCCGCAGAAGTACGCCACGGTCTGTGGTTCCTCCGACGGCGGCCACTGCTCGGCCCACAACGTCTGGCCCATCGACGCCCAAGTGTCAAACGGTGACACGTAGCCACTGGTGGTCACTCCGGGGCGGTGCCAGCCCAGCGCGGCTTCGGTCGGCCGCAGCCAGAGTTGGAATGACTGGGTGGCCACCGTGCGGACGTTGGTAGTCATCTCGTGCCACTCCGGGCGGTCGGCGATGAGTTCTCCTGCCACCAGTTCGACCATGCCCAACGATGTCGCCAGCACCACGTGGTCGAAGTCGGCGCCGCGGCGCAGAATGCGGGTCTCGACGTCCACCCGCTCGCCGAAGTGCGACTCCAGATCCGCTAAATCTGTTGTGGCCTTGAGTTTTTCGTAGCTGGGGAGGGCAGGGAACACGGGCAGTCCGTCGGCTAAGATCAGCGGCTCGTAGGTGTCGAGCCCGTCGGCGAGTTCGACCTGCCGACCCAGGGTGATCGCGTCGATACGGTGCCGGTGAGCGTCGAGGTGCAGCGCGTCGAGGCGGTGGAAGAACTCGAATCGGACTCCGCGCCGGCGCAGCGCCTGATAGATCGGTGCGATGATAACGTCGCCCATGCCCGCGGTCATCTTCCAGAAGAACGCGCCCTTGTACTGGAAGAGCGCGATTCCGGTGAGTAAGACAGCCACCCCGGCGGCGAAGGTCGGGCGGGTGAAATCGCCCTCTTCGTAGCCGAACACCATGTCGTACATGCCACGAATCAGCGGGAAGTCGAGGACATCGGGGTCCGCTCCATGACGCAGTAGCCAGGCGCTGTATTCCTCGTCGTTGATGGCACGGAAGCCGGCGGGGTCGGTGATCAGCTGATCGGCGATCAAGCCGCGCGTAGTGGCCGCCAGCAGTGACATCAACAGCCACATGCGCTTGTGCTCGGGCCGGCGCTCGTAGTCGAGTGCTTCCCGCACCGCGTCGAGCGCCTCGGTCAGGAACCCCGCGGCCGAACCCTCGGCGGTGCGGGGTTCGATCAGGGCGGCCAGCGTGGCCAGCGCCGCCCGCCGAACCGCGGCGATCCAATCGGCCGACTCCGGCTCCGGGCTGACCGACAGGGTGAGATCCTTACCGCTTGCCGCGCTGAGTGATTCGGCGAAGTCCATCAACAATCGCAGGGCGCGAGCGGCGAAATCGAGCACGGTCAGTTCGCGTCCCGTTGCACCCGGTTCGCCGGGCAGCTCGGGGGTGCGGCTGAACTTGCCGGACCAGATCAGCCAGTCGTCACCGAAGCGGTCGGCCATCCCGAGTTCTTCAGCGGGGATCAGCGCCTGATCCCAGGTTCGGACCGGGCAGCCTGGATCGGTGTTCTCCCGGTCCAGCTCGGCGTAGCACTCGCGCAGCAGCGCGAAAGCGTTCTCGTAGGAGCCCAGCCAGATGTGGAGACCGTGTTCCTCGATCCGGTTGTGCTCGCCGCGGCTGGAGGCACCCTTGCCGCCGAGGCGCCAGCCTCGCTGGTACACAGTGATCGACTCGAAGCGATCTTGCCATTGGCCGTCACTGAGCCGCCACGCAGCACTGAGCCCGGCCATGCCCCCGCCCAGAATGGCGATCCGGCCGCGTCGGCGTATCACTCCAGTAACGCGCGGGCGCGCGCCAGTTCGGGCCAGTCCTGGTCGGCGCCGATTCGGCTCAGCGCCTCCTGCAGGGCAGGGTGCGCCGATTCGCCGATGAGTTCACAAGCATCGGCGGCGCAGCGCAATTCGAATACCGCAGCACCCTGATCGCGAGCCACCTCGATGGCCTTCTGCAGGCCGGCGCACCGCGCATCGGGATCGTCGAAAGTGTGGGCCAGGACCCGGAGTAGTTCGGCATCGTAGAAATGTGCGCCGGTGGCTCGGGTCGTCTCGAGGGCAAGCTCTGCGTGTTGGCGGGCCAGTTGCCGATCACCGATAGCGGTGAGCAACCGAGCAAGAACACTTTCATAGGATATGACGAACGTATTCAGCTCTGCTGCACGCCAGCTCTCGACGATCAGGGTCAGGCTGTCGATATGGGGTTGCAACACAGCGGGATCGGTTTCTCCCGCGGCCAGTGCGATTCGAGCGGCGAGTGTAGCTCGGTTCGACATCGATACCATCGTCCACTCACCCAAGCCGTATTTCTGCGCGTGGTCGCCTATTTCGTCGATGATAGCGGCGGCAAGATCCAGTTGGCCCGCTTCGATGCGTGTCGAGGCCTCTCGTGCCCGCGTGTAGCAGGTTGTGGTCGCGTTGTGCGGGAATCGCAATGTGCTGCACCTGCCCGCTATCCGGGCGAAGGTCGGTTCAGCTGCGTCGAGATCACCCTGAAGGAACTGGATGAAGCCCAATTCGGCGTACATGCCGGCGATGGGGTCGTTTGGGGCGTACCACATTTCCGCCATCTCGGGCGCGCCCGTTCGATCGAGCAGCTCTGCGGCGGCCTCCAGTGCAGAACGGGAAGCAGTGAACTGCCCGCGGAACATGGCAAGTGCCCCTGCCACTGCGTTATAGGCCGCCGTGGACCAGTCGGACTTCCCTTCCAGCGCGCGGAGAGCCTCGACGAGCTCCGTTGCTTTATCCAGGCGGCCGCGGGCGGTGAAGTAGTTCAACAGTGCGCTCAGCGCGCCGGAGAGCTCAAGGCCTGGTTCGTTGCCGATCAGTTCCAGACATTGTTCGAATTCGACGACGGCTTCGGCGCTGGTCTGTCCGCTGGCCGCTGAGGCGAGGAAGCCCCGCTCCAACCGAATGGTCACCTCGTGCCGATCGCGGTCGCGACCGGCCGGAATGTTGGCAATACTCTCCAGCGCCTTGGTGAGGTGGTTACGGGCTTCGTTGAGCGCACCCCGTTGGCGGGCTTCTGAGGACGCCCGCTGATAGGCGGTAGCGGCTTCGTCGAATCGCTCCGCCCGCTCGAAATGGTGCGCCACCAGCGGCCATTCGGGTGTTCCGCCCGTTGTGGGGTCGGCCAGGACGTCGGCGATGCGGTGATGTGACCGGCGCCGGACGCTGGGGGGTGACAGTTCGGCGGCCACCTCGCGGAGCAGCTCGTGCTGGAAGGCCCATTGACGCTTGCCC
This window encodes:
- a CDS encoding CGNR zinc finger domain-containing protein, translated to MLFVHDTELTLRAACALVNSDRVDGEQLADQPALDAYLNSYGWTGRRDHDDAEVAAVHTLRGRLGRIWAAADDENRAVGQINALLSDTRASPWLTRHPEMPEWHLHLASIHDPLAQRMGAEMAMSLADLVRAGELRRLKICAAPDCGAVLIDLSRNRSRMFCDTGNCGNRQHVAAYRERRSKEG
- a CDS encoding FAD-dependent oxidoreductase → MAGLSAAWRLSDGQWQDRFESITVYQRGWRLGGKGASSRGEHNRIEEHGLHIWLGSYENAFALLRECYAELDRENTDPGCPVRTWDQALIPAEELGMADRFGDDWLIWSGKFSRTPELPGEPGATGRELTVLDFAARALRLLMDFAESLSAASGKDLTLSVSPEPESADWIAAVRRAALATLAALIEPRTAEGSAAGFLTEALDAVREALDYERRPEHKRMWLLMSLLAATTRGLIADQLITDPAGFRAINDEEYSAWLLRHGADPDVLDFPLIRGMYDMVFGYEEGDFTRPTFAAGVAVLLTGIALFQYKGAFFWKMTAGMGDVIIAPIYQALRRRGVRFEFFHRLDALHLDAHRHRIDAITLGRQVELADGLDTYEPLILADGLPVFPALPSYEKLKATTDLADLESHFGERVDVETRILRRGADFDHVVLATSLGMVELVAGELIADRPEWHEMTTNVRTVATQSFQLWLRPTEAALGWHRPGVTTSGYVSPFDTWASMGQTLWAEQWPPSEEPQTVAYFCGALDAHWPTTDDPAAYVTTHRKRVLANAVDYLNRHVGMYLPKAVTEGGFSWGLLSGAGDRKGAAALETQHVSVNIDPSDRYVLSVPGSDKYRLRPDESGYDNLVLAGDWTDCGINAGCIEAAVVSGLQAANALLGYGRYHHIRGFYMP
- a CDS encoding EamA family transporter: MSMTVRGQDHFRLGLLFAIGSAFTFGMSGPFAKSLMEAGWSPTAAVTARLAGGALVMAVFATIVKPDWIREARAHARTVVAYGLVPIAGAQLCYYNAVSHLSVGVALLLEYTAPILVVGWIWGTTRRRPRAMTLAGVAIAVAGIMLVLNVFTGGAHINAAGIAWGLAAAICAACYFMMSDEVSADGSGLNSITLATGGLVVGAVAVGLLGLTGVMPLTFTANNADVAGLIVPWWVPVLMLAVVATAIAYTLGISGVARLRPSFASLVGLGEVLFAVISAWILLGEAVTGTQAVGGVVVLLGLALARQGDRSAAVTAATWPDAGPIEETASPARA
- a CDS encoding saccharopine dehydrogenase family protein, with protein sequence MRARGRDIDIVVFGATGYVGKLTAGYLARSRSGLRIALAGRSKSRLEAVRSGLGGRAKNWPLIVADVDKPGSVKAMASRSRLVLNAVGPYTRYGLPVVAACADAGTDYIDLTGEVPFVRRSIDQSHRRAKDSGARIVHSCGFDSIPSDLTVYALSQRTAVDGAGELAETTLVLRDYSGGYAGGSVATMVDLMRLTSSDPQVRHMLDDPYSLSPDRDAEPDLGPQIDLPLLPGHEVAPELAGLWTSGYVMALYNTRCVRRSNALMKWAYGRSFRYSETLIMGSFPGAALAGAMFNAGIATASRFGGHYLRMLPTGLVDRMTPAAGTGNDMGSRGHYRVETYATTTTGRRYRATIAQPADPGYSATAVLAGESALALVVDRDRLPDRHGVLTPASAMGDVLLDRLPAAGVNFETVGLP